The following nucleotide sequence is from Peribacillus sp. ACCC06369.
GTTTGAATACGATAACCTTCAGATTTAATAAACCAATAATCTTTATCAATATTCAGCTTACGAATTTCATCATCTAATTCTTTTACTTTACTTTCTAATACTAATACCTCTTGCTCCAACATTGCTTTCGTTTTTCTTGCCATCTTCAATCACGCTCCATTTATTTTTTTGTTTTTTTGAAATACATTCACATTGTAGGTAGTTCATTTAAAAACGTAAACCAAACTTGAAAAAAGTATAAAAAAAGCTCACTAATAAATAGTGAGTTTTTTAAGAACGAAATAAATAAAAGAATGTATATATTAAATTAATTAGAAATAGAAATGATACAACAATAAATTTCCAATTGGTTTGCTTAAAATGTTGCTCATATTTTGTAATCTCATCTTTTAATATTATGTTTACTTTTTCAGTCAAAATTAATAATTCTTTTAAATTGTCTAGTATGGTATCTATATCGTTATGTCCTATGTAATGATTATTCATAGCTTTAAAGTGTCTTCTTACTTCTCCTATTAATTTATATCTATTTGCGGGTATGTAAGGAGCTACCATATTTACTGTTTGGTTAAAAAACTGTCTTGATGATTCTAGACTTTCTAATAATTCTTCTTCATCATAAGAATTATATAATTCAATTGAAAATCTTAAATCGCTTAATTTTAATGTAAGTTCTTCAAGTTTTACTATAGTATCATGCAAGCTTTCCAATTTTTTTTCTAAGTATGCATCTTCTCCTTTTCTTTTTAGATTTTCTTTCCACCTTATATGTTCTAATACTTGATTGATAGTTATGCCTAATAATGCAAAAGAACCTCCAATTAAAGCTGCAATTAATTCTTTACTCATTTACTGAATCTCCTTATCTATTAATAGATTATGTTAAGTATATAAAAACCAAGAAAAAATTTACATAAAAATCAAAAAGACCCACCTAATAAATGATGAGTCACATTTAAAATATTTATCGGTTTGAAAATATGATTTTCTTAAAATAGTTTTCCATATAAAAATGAGTTAAACTAAACTGAGCTTTCATACTTCTTCTAAATTAAACCTTATAAAGTCACAAAACTGATGGTCTGAAAAATATTGTTTCGCCCAACGACTAGCACGAGTATTATTGGATATTACTTCACCAATAATCATTATATGATTATTATTTGTTACTTTAGAAATTTCTTCTCCAAAGATTCTTGCAATATAAAATCGGTTATGTCTATGTGCTAATATTAAAACACTCTCAATAGCCTTTTCGTACAAATCCAAATTACCCTCTATTTGTTTTATTAAATCATAAAAAACAAAATTTGCAATTTTGTCTGTAAAATTAAATTCGTGATCTCCTTGTATTAATGACAAATAATTTTCAACAACTTCAAAAAATTCTTCTTCATAAAAAGTAAGCAACATTGCAAAGTCATACTCATCCATATTCATAAAATTTTCTGTATAAAGAATATAATCATTATGATATTTATTCAATAAATCGGCTATCTCTTTTAAATATATATGCTCTAATGAGTTATTATATTTTTCATAAATTATACTAAATTGACTTGTAGAAGTTTTTAAAGAGTCGTTTAACCCCATTATCATATTAATTCGATCTTTCATTTCTTGAATGGATCTAAATCTTTTATCCTTATTGCTATAAGTAGCTTTCCTTACAATAAATTTTAGTTTTGAATTGTTTATTTTATCAAGATCAATTGTAACAGGTAAATCATATGAAATTAATTCATAC
It contains:
- a CDS encoding serine/threonine-protein kinase; translation: MEKSPRREPYLYIFEEHLGDGGFGDVYKGNHIFDENELIAIKVLKPEQLNQEAIDRFNREIRIHSKLKHKNIVSIIDFSLDDSIVGDKEKGVAYYTMPLGKSNFRAFMNEYRQNNVGKMDDETAVFYFNQILDGIEYAHEREIIHRDLKPENILVYNEDGHDILKISDFGLGKFLNGKTNLTRTQVGLGSDVYAAPEQYADSREVDERADIFSLGKILYELISYDLPVTIDLDKINNSKLKFIVRKATYSNKDKRFRSIQEMKDRINMIMGLNDSLKTSTSQFSIIYEKYNNSLEHIYLKEIADLLNKYHNDYILYTENFMNMDEYDFAMLLTFYEEEFFEVVENYLSLIQGDHEFNFTDKIANFVFYDLIKQIEGNLDLYEKAIESVLILAHRHNRFYIARIFGEEISKVTNNNHIMIIGEVISNNTRASRWAKQYFSDHQFCDFIRFNLEEV